In Kordiimonas sp. SCSIO 12610, the following are encoded in one genomic region:
- the prfB gene encoding peptide chain release factor 2 (programmed frameshift), protein MRAEAQAIVDNLKQSLALLRRHLDWDQAILRLDELNTLAEDPDLWNDPANAQKLMRERTRLDDAIGAVQEIEQDLADNQEIIELADMEGDSDMAMEAEEALSGLLDRAKTAELAALLSGEADGNDTYIEINSGAGGTESQDWASMLFRMYFRWAEKKGHKVETVEYSDGEEAGIKSATLLVKGENAFGWLKTESGVHRLVRISPFDSNARRHTSFASVWVYPVIDDSIDIEISESDLKIDTYRASGAGGQHVNTTDSAVRITHLPSKIVVQCQNERSQHKNKATAMGMLKARLYEEELRRREEEANAVHSQKTEIGWGHQIRSYVLQPYQMVKDLRTGEESTQPQNVLDGDLDKFMAAALAARVHGENADVSDIE, encoded by the exons ATGCGCGCGGAAGCACAGGCTATCGTCGACAACCTCAAGCAGTCACTTGCACTGCTGAGGAGGCATCTT GACTGGGATCAAGCTATACTAAGACTTGATGAGTTAAATACACTCGCGGAAGACCCTGACCTTTGGAATGATCCTGCAAATGCCCAGAAGCTAATGCGTGAGCGCACTCGCCTGGACGACGCAATCGGGGCTGTTCAGGAAATCGAGCAAGACCTCGCTGACAATCAGGAAATTATCGAACTCGCCGATATGGAAGGCGATAGTGATATGGCGATGGAAGCTGAGGAAGCGCTCTCTGGTTTGCTGGACCGTGCTAAAACAGCAGAGCTTGCGGCGCTCCTTTCAGGTGAAGCAGACGGCAATGATACATACATCGAAATTAATTCTGGCGCAGGTGGTACGGAATCACAGGACTGGGCCAGTATGTTATTCAGAATGTATTTCCGCTGGGCAGAGAAAAAAGGACATAAAGTCGAAACCGTTGAATATTCAGATGGCGAGGAAGCGGGGATAAAATCCGCAACCTTGCTCGTGAAGGGTGAGAACGCTTTTGGCTGGTTAAAGACCGAATCTGGCGTGCATCGATTGGTGCGTATTTCACCGTTTGATTCGAATGCGCGGCGTCATACAAGCTTTGCTTCTGTGTGGGTATATCCGGTAATTGACGATTCTATCGATATTGAAATCAGCGAATCTGATCTTAAAATTGATACCTACCGTGCAAGCGGTGCTGGTGGTCAGCACGTGAATACAACAGACTCGGCGGTTCGTATTACACACCTGCCGTCCAAGATTGTTGTTCAGTGTCAGAATGAGCGATCACAGCATAAGAATAAAGCAACTGCGATGGGAATGCTGAAGGCGCGGCTTTATGAAGAAGAACTGCGCCGCCGTGAAGAAGAAGCAAATGCTGTTCATTCGCAAAAGACAGAGATCGGATGGGGGCATCAAATCCGTTCTTATGTGCTACAGCCGTATCAAATGGTGAAAGACCTTAGGACAGGCGAAGAATCGACACAGCCGCAGAATGTTCTGGATGGTGATCTTGATAAATTTATGGCTGCTGCACTTGCCGCCCGCGTTCACGGCGAAAATGCTGACGTGAGTGATATCGAATAA